Genomic DNA from Prunus persica cultivar Lovell chromosome G1, Prunus_persica_NCBIv2, whole genome shotgun sequence:
TAGCTACCTCACCAGTCTCCCAACTCCAACATCCCTCTTCGTCCAAAAAACCACCTTAACCCCTGAAATTGCTTAGTCCACCCGACCCAAAACCCAAGCAATGTAATATATGCGTCATGCTACTCAATCCGCCACCTCCACCCGATCTGTCcatgagaggagagagagagagagagagagagagacaaacacacacacaaagagaGATAAACAGAGATCTTGTGTTTGTGGGTTATGGAAtgcttatattttattttatttttgaatttttgttgtgaTTCATGGTTGGTTATGCTTTGTATGAGTTTAATTACAAGTTGGGGGTTTGATTTTGGTGGTGGGGATAACAATGCGGGAAGAGGTGGCTGTGGGGGTGGTCTCAGGTTGGGGTGTTGAGAAGTtctgggagagagagagagcgaagGGAACGGTGGGTACAGGAAAGGGGAGGTTAAGGGAAGGAAAACgacaaattggatgaaatgtgAGAAAAATTAACGGCATGAGGAAATTagctaaaaataataattgagttccttaatttctaaaaaaaaaagaagataaaaagtaaattaaaattaagtataaatTCAGGAGCAAATCAACAATTAAccctaaaaattattttccaaGGCTTTTTCTATCGATCTCATCTACCAGACGAAGAATGTCAAAGCCGTCTCGTTGATATTGCCTAAAATCTCATTATtaaagtattttattttccatcgTGGCAATATGAAACCgctaaatatttataatttccataTTGCAAAACTGTTAAATGTTTATAATCAATCCAAAATGTAAGAATTTCATCTATTTCCTTAAATATATTAACAAACTGCAGAACTAAAATGGCAAATGACTCAATTtacaatgaaaattaaaattacgaTTTGGCCTTGTGTTTTTACATCCAGGTTCATCCTCCCTTGAGCTCGCCCCTCAATTATCATTCGCCGCATCATTTTCTAATATTACATTCTCTTTCActctctttccttctctctctctctaactctCTGCTAATCTCGACGGTCTTTAGGGTTTCTGCATGGAAACCTCTGCTTCTTCCTCAGCGACTTCTGCACAATCATCAAGGCCTCGATCCTGTCGCTGTAGCTTCTTCAGGCGCTGTTGTCGCTGCTACTGTTGTTgcttctattaaaaaaaattgagcaataatttttttttgaattttgattctgtttttggaaaatttgacatttttttggtaattttcgGTAGTTATGGGTTTCACGGAGACTCAGCCGGGCCTATTTCTAGGGTTTAGCACGCATCACAGTTCGAGCTCGTCGAATTCAATCCAATCCGTTCCGCTGCAATTGCTCGACCAAAAAGAAGAGCAAATTAGGGTTGAGAATGGAGACGATCACGACGAAGACGAGAATTTCAACCTCTTAGGGCATTCAATCTGCCTCAAAAGGCAGAGGGATGTGTCCGGGTTCACTCCGAACCCATCAAAGTGCTTGGCGGTCGAACCGATGGGGCTGGAGGCGAGGCGAGCCGCGGTTCGGTCTTGGGGGAACCAGCCCCTTTCGTCTGCGGACCCGgaggtccatgaaattatgGAGAAGGAGAGGCATCGCCAGTTCAAAGGCATCGAATTGGTGGCTTCTGAGAATTTCGTGTGCAGAGCTGTGAAGGAAGCTCTGGGCAGTCACTTGACGAACAAGTACTCCGAGGGTATGCCGGGAGCGAGATACTACACTGGCAATCAGCACATTGATCAGATTGAATTGCTTTGTTATGAGCGTGCACTGGGCGCTTTCAGTCTTGATCCAGAGAAATGGGGTGTTAATGTTCAGCCCTACTCTTGTACCTCTGCAAATTTCGCAGTCTACACCGGTCTTCTGCTCCCAAATGATCGGATTATGGGCTTGGATTCGCCTTCTGGAGGGCATATGAGTCATGGGTATTATATTCCTGGCGGGAAGAAGGTCTCCGCCGCCTCGATATTTTTTGACAGTTTTCCTTATAAGGTGAACCCACAAACAGGATACATCGATTATGATAAGCTTGAGGAGAGGGCGGTTGATTATCGCCCCAAGATACTAATTTGCGGTGGGAGTTCATACCCCCGGGAGTGGGATTATGCTAGATTTAGGCATATTGCGGATAAATGCGGAGCCGTGTTGATGTGTGACATGGCTCATATCAGCGGTCTTGTGGCAGCCAAggtttgaaatttgatttccCAAGTCTTAACTCTAGTTTTATTTCACCCTTAT
This window encodes:
- the LOC18792086 gene encoding serine hydroxymethyltransferase 7, coding for MGFTETQPGLFLGFSTHHSSSSSNSIQSVPLQLLDQKEEQIRVENGDDHDEDENFNLLGHSICLKRQRDVSGFTPNPSKCLAVEPMGLEARRAAVRSWGNQPLSSADPEVHEIMEKERHRQFKGIELVASENFVCRAVKEALGSHLTNKYSEGMPGARYYTGNQHIDQIELLCYERALGAFSLDPEKWGVNVQPYSCTSANFAVYTGLLLPNDRIMGLDSPSGGHMSHGYYIPGGKKVSAASIFFDSFPYKVNPQTGYIDYDKLEERAVDYRPKILICGGSSYPREWDYARFRHIADKCGAVLMCDMAHISGLVAAKECASPFDYCDIVTSTTHKSLRGPRGGIIFYRKGTKLRKQGVHHSNVDGSNHYDFEEKINFAVFPSLQGGPHNNYIAALAIALKQVATPEYKAYMQQVKRNAQALANALLRRKCRLVTGGTDNHLLLWDLTALGLTGRNYEKVCEMCDITLNKTAIFGDNGALSPGGVRIGTPAMTTRGCVEADFETMAEFLLRAAQITVNVQREYGKLQKDFIKGLQNNKDIVDLRNRVETFASQFAMPGCDI